In a genomic window of Zingiber officinale cultivar Zhangliang chromosome 9B, Zo_v1.1, whole genome shotgun sequence:
- the LOC122023144 gene encoding homeobox-leucine zipper protein ROC8-like: MYQELQILSPAVPTRELCVLRHCRRVDSSSWAIADVSVDYLLGNYVEACARKLPSGCLISEMANGCSKITWIEHVEIEEKNPIHILFQYLVTSGAAFEARRWVSNLRRTAERNAFSISAGIANDLGGVIPTPEAKQSMMKLAQRMVKSFCATFSGSIANKWIMMPGSNDAYQVYFHKTDTPRLAGGEMVSAATSVWLPLHPERLFSFLKDEQNRNLWEVSKEEVKFQRVAHFINGSNSGNSISILNRSKSTSSLLILQESCTDASGSLLVYSPLGLPSLDMVRRGEDASSVQLIVSGFTIVPDDGFAGAVAGGGPLTSSSSPAGGVSGSLLTVGFQTVMNKTEGAEIGREAVASINLWISNTIEKIKTALLYH; encoded by the exons ATGTATCAAGAGCTGCAAATTCTGTCGCCGGCCGTTCCGACGAGAGAATTGTGTGTGCTCAGGCACTGCCGGCGAGTTGATTCGAGTTCATGGGCGATCGCTGACGTTTCAGTCGACTACCTCCTAGGCAACTACGTGGAAGCTTGCGCCCGGAAGCTTCCTTCCGGCTGCTTGATTTCGGAAATGGCGAATGGATGCTCCAAg ATAACTTGGATCGAGCATGTGGAAATCGAAGAGAAGAACCCAATCCACATACTCTTCCAGTATCTCGTAACGAGTGGAGCTGCATTCGAGGCGCGGCGATGGGTCTCTAACCTTCGCCGGACGGCCGAGAGGAACGCCTTCTCCATCTCGGCCGGAATCGCCAACGACTTGGGAGGAG TGATTCCGACACCGGAAGCCAAGCAGAGCATGATGAAGCTCGCTCAACGAATGGTGAAAAGCTTCTGCGCCACCTTCAGCGGCTCGATCGCCAACAAGTGGATCATGATGCCCGGGTCGAACGACGCATACCAAGTGTACTTCCACAAGACCGACACCCCCAGGCTCGCCGGCGGCGAGATGGTCAGCGCAGCGACGTCAGTGTGGCTTCCTCTGCACCCGGAGAGGCTTTTCAGCTTCCTGAAAGACGAGCAAAATCGAAATCTG TGGGAAGTTTCGAAGGAAGAGGTCAAATTCCAAAGGGTGGCTCACTTCATCAATGGATCAAACTCCGGAAACTCGATTTCGATCCTCAAT AGGTCGAAATCCACGTCGAGCTTGCTCATACTGCAAGAGAGCTGCACCGACGCATCGGGGTCGCTGCTGGTGTACTCTCCGCTCGGGTTGCCGTCGCTGGACATGGTCAGGAGGGGGGAGGACGCGTCGTCCGTGCAGCTGATTGTCTCGGGCTTCACGATCGTACCTGACGACGGGTTCGCCGGCGCAGTAGCCGGAGGAGGGCCGTTGACCAGCTCGAGTTCTCCGGCGGGAGGGGTCTCGGGGTCGCTGCTCACTGTGGGATTCCAGACGGTGATGAACAAGACAGAGGGCGCTGAAATCGGAAGGGAGGCCGTAGCTTCGATCAATCTTTGGATCAGCAACACGATCGAGAAGATCAAGACTGCGTTGCTCTACCATTGA
- the LOC122025756 gene encoding monoacylglycerol lipase-like, whose product MAQPGMLTSGASGRIAALLSLRVLGGLLILLRAAALLLLLPFRWRSVPASEVDGRPEASKKGGRGGVVVRVPVAMLPRRQREQEAAWRRALAIRRVMEARQEGRLERDFALLTTARDDTLFTQSWTPLNRETRGLVVLLHGLNEHSGRYDHFAKKLNDNGFKVYAMDWIGHGGSDGLHGYVPSLDYAVADLKAFLQKVLTENNNTTTTTTTTPCFCFGHSTGAAIILKAMCDPKIQGWIKGIVLTSPAVHVQPSHPIIKLLAPLFCLLAPKYQFSNANNSASPVSRDAEAVESKYTDPLVFTGSIRVKTGYEVLRLSAYLMQNLYRVNAPFLVLHGTSDDLTDPEGSQRLFDEASTTDKSIKLYPGLLHDLLIEPECDKIMTDIIDWFSCRVC is encoded by the exons ATGGCGCAGCCGGGGATGCTGACGTCCGGTGCGAGCGGCCGTATCGCCGCCCTCTTGTCCCTCCGCGTCCTCGGTGGCCTGCTGATCCTCCTTCGGGCGGCTGCCCTCCTTCTGCTCCTGCCGTTCCGGTGGCGCTCGGTCCCTGCGTCGGAGGTCGACGGCCGGCCGGAGGCGAGTAAGAAGGGCGGCCGCGGCGGGGTAGTGGTGAGGGTGCCGGTGGCGATGTTGCCGCGGAGACAGAGGGAGCAGGAGGCGGCGTGGCGCAGGGCCCTGGCGATCCGCCGGGTGATGGAGGCGAGGCAGGAGGGACGGCTGGAAAGGGACTTTGCCTTGTTGACGACGGCGAGAGATGACACTCTTTTCACCCAGTCATGGACGCCTTTAAACAGGGAGACGAG GGGCTTGGTTGTTTTGTTGCATGGACTGAACGAGCACAG TGGTAGATATGATCACTTTGCAAAGAAGCTGAACGATAATGGTTTCAAAGTATATGCAATGGATTGGATAG GGCACGGGGGAAGTGATGGATTGCATGGGTACGTCCCTTCGCTCGATTATGCGGTGGCCGATTTG AAAGCATTTCTTCAAAAGGTTTTGACAGAGAACAACaacactactactactactaccacCACACCTTGCTTTTGCTTTGGCCACTCGACCGGGGCAGCTATTATTCTCAAG GCGATGTGTGACCCTAAGATACAAGGATGGATTAAGGGTATTGTATTGACATCACCGGCGGTACATGTTCAGCCTTCACACCCAATAATAAAG TTGCTAGCTCCATTGTTCTGTCTTTTAGCCCCAAAGTACCAATTTAGCAATGCCAATAATAGCGCATCGCCTGTTTCACGCGATGCTGAAGCAGTTGAGAGCAAGTATACCGACCCACTGGTGTTCACCGGCTCCATCCGAGTCAAGACCGGTTATGAGGTCTTGCGCTTGTCGGCCTACTTGATGCAGAATCTCTATAGAGTTAATGCCCCTTTCTTGGTGCTCCATGGGACTTCTGATGATCTGACTGACCCCGAAGGTTCTCAAAGGTTGTTCGATGAAGCTTCCACGACCGACAAGTCCATCAAACTCTACCCGGGGCTTCTACATGATCTTCTAATCGAACCTGAATGCGATAAGATAATGACGGACATCATCGATTGGTTTAGCTGCAGAGTCTGTTAA